A window from Ignavibacteriota bacterium encodes these proteins:
- a CDS encoding LacI family DNA-binding transcriptional regulator — MKKITIDTVAKHAGVSKSTVSAVINAKGNVKQITRDHILNIMKELNFRPTGIARNLKNKALEKSIGIIIKDLRYPFFTSIAFGAMEYANSKGYSTFIVSSENDHETEKKYLQLFSFTGIKGAIIAPIVKPESEIEHLFKLKMINYPFVLLADVQGIQANVVAIDNIRAIRRAVKFLIDCGHKKIIHFAGDPYSSHTKERIDGFKEAFSESNLIFEKKMVIPIGSFYNESFTNSMKYFKGIKQKDLPTAIVCFNDQQAVAVMAALKELNIKVPDDISIIGNDDISYADIYPIPLTTIRAPQHEIGKRAAEILIRNIESTLILPMEKLLLDTEFIIRESTKNHPIY, encoded by the coding sequence ATGAAAAAAATTACAATTGATACAGTTGCTAAACATGCTGGAGTTTCAAAAAGTACAGTTTCGGCGGTAATAAATGCAAAAGGGAATGTAAAACAAATTACTAGGGATCATATTCTCAATATTATGAAAGAGTTGAATTTTCGGCCTACAGGTATTGCACGCAATTTAAAGAATAAAGCTCTTGAAAAATCAATTGGAATAATAATTAAAGATCTTAGATACCCATTTTTTACTTCTATTGCATTTGGAGCAATGGAATACGCAAATAGTAAAGGATATTCAACTTTCATTGTCAGTTCGGAAAATGATCACGAAACAGAAAAAAAATATTTACAATTGTTTTCCTTCACAGGAATAAAAGGTGCAATAATTGCTCCAATTGTCAAACCCGAGTCTGAAATTGAACATCTTTTTAAATTAAAAATGATCAATTATCCTTTTGTTTTATTGGCAGATGTTCAAGGGATTCAAGCAAATGTTGTTGCAATTGATAATATTAGAGCAATAAGAAGAGCAGTAAAATTTTTAATCGATTGTGGTCATAAAAAAATAATACATTTTGCTGGAGATCCTTATTCATCTCATACAAAGGAACGTATCGATGGATTTAAGGAGGCCTTTAGTGAAAGTAATTTAATATTTGAAAAAAAAATGGTGATTCCAATCGGTTCGTTCTATAATGAAAGTTTTACAAATTCGATGAAATATTTTAAAGGCATCAAACAAAAAGATTTACCAACAGCTATTGTATGTTTCAATGATCAACAGGCTGTTGCGGTAATGGCGGCATTAAAGGAATTAAACATTAAAGTTCCAGATGATATTTCAATTATAGGTAATGATGATATTTCCTATGCTGATATTTATCCAATTCCATTAACAACAATACGTGCGCCACAACACGAGATTGGCAAACGAGCTGCAGAAATTTTGATAAGAAATATTGAGTCCACTTTAATATTACCAATGGAAAAGTTATTACTGGATACGGAATTTATTATCAGAGAGTCTACAAAAAATCATCCAATTTATTAA
- a CDS encoding LacI family DNA-binding transcriptional regulator — translation MKKITIVDVAKKAGVSKGTVSAVINAKNSVKPATRDLILSVMKELNFRPQGIARKLKNGDVDKTIGLVIKNLSYPYYTSIAYGVKAYANSKGYSVIITSSENNHESEVKFSHIFSTKDIKGTIIAPVVEGTSEIEHLFKLKMINYPFVLLEDVKGIQANVVAIDNLKAIKNAVKYLIDSGHTKIVHFAGPSQSSHTVERVEGFRHAFSERTLVFNKDMIVYIGSNYEESFDKTKEYFKNLKKKDYPTAIVCFNDQQALGVMMALVELKIKIPDDISIVGNDDIFYSRIYPVPLTTIKAPLHEIGVKAAEILIRNIESHEILPIEKIELKTELIIRESTKVFK, via the coding sequence ATGAAGAAAATTACAATTGTAGACGTTGCAAAAAAAGCCGGAGTATCAAAGGGAACGGTTTCTGCAGTGATAAATGCAAAAAATTCGGTTAAGCCAGCAACACGAGATTTAATTTTAAGCGTTATGAAAGAATTAAATTTTCGTCCCCAAGGCATTGCCAGAAAATTAAAAAACGGAGATGTTGATAAAACAATTGGGCTAGTTATTAAAAATTTGAGTTACCCGTATTACACATCTATTGCATATGGCGTTAAAGCTTATGCTAACAGCAAAGGATATTCTGTGATCATAACTAGTTCTGAAAATAATCATGAAAGCGAAGTAAAATTCTCTCACATATTTTCTACCAAAGATATTAAGGGAACGATTATAGCTCCGGTTGTGGAAGGTACATCCGAAATTGAACATTTGTTTAAGTTGAAAATGATTAATTATCCATTCGTATTGTTAGAAGATGTAAAAGGAATTCAAGCAAACGTTGTTGCAATTGATAACTTAAAAGCAATTAAAAATGCAGTGAAATATTTAATTGATTCTGGTCATACAAAAATTGTACATTTTGCGGGACCATCACAATCATCTCACACAGTTGAAAGAGTAGAAGGATTTCGCCATGCATTTAGCGAACGAACTTTAGTTTTTAATAAAGATATGATTGTATATATTGGTTCAAATTATGAAGAGAGTTTTGATAAAACAAAAGAGTATTTCAAGAATTTAAAGAAAAAAGATTACCCAACCGCAATTGTATGTTTTAATGATCAACAAGCGCTTGGTGTAATGATGGCTTTGGTTGAATTAAAGATTAAAATTCCGGATGATATAAGTATAGTTGGAAATGATGATATTTTTTACTCAAGAATTTATCCAGTTCCCTTAACAACTATAAAAGCACCTTTACATGAAATTGGTGTTAAAGCAGCTGAAATTCTTATTCGTAATATTGAATCGCACGAAATTTTACCTATTGAAAAAATAGAATTAAAGACTGAACTAATAATTCGTGAATCAACAAAAGTATTTAAATAA
- a CDS encoding right-handed parallel beta-helix repeat-containing protein, producing MKIQSEILFKITSILFLLFYQIILSQPSGGPYGPTQLNYDLPKVSGKIIYVSPSGDKNGSGENLENPTTLKSAIEKINSGDAIILRGGIYRAGNLVFNQKIIMQPYQDEHPILKGTFIAENWENLGNGLWVTKWEYLFPSKPDSWWRRNREGKITAQHKFNNDMVFIDGKFLQSAGWEGEVDENSFFIDYENKNVYIGIDPTKKLIEITAFNAALIRTTKDVNGKISDKKGPEIHGITFTQYAYRAIEIEGTEPEGLANPADFGKDVVGTTFENCTISYCSRVAAYIRGDNLTLKNCLISDTSTEGIYILSSSDVLLEKNIFRRNNIEQITGYYPAAVKIFNQTYRVTCNDNLVIEHPYSNGIWYDVGNVDGVFINNWIQDVGYVNTQVNENQVWPSQNGFFFEISQKAICTGNVFVNCDHAILVLNSFDVKIYQNTFVNSMVVIGRDSRSAQGDHFGWHPSTGPDVDERNNHIFVNNLLTADENFHRPLFLAWQSEKLCGKLSDPQLKEFDNNVYVRKNSNEKNPLIWWGPSQNEKCFSSYYNLESFTIQNPNFEKSGIDLANYNGPLFKNSILGNYQLLKNFPFSKNSKELPKEINNYFNHKNKFIGAVKPIE from the coding sequence ATGAAAATCCAATCTGAAATTTTATTCAAAATTACATCAATTCTTTTCTTACTTTTTTATCAAATCATATTATCACAACCATCCGGTGGACCTTACGGACCAACGCAATTAAATTATGATCTTCCAAAAGTTTCTGGGAAAATAATTTATGTTTCTCCAAGCGGTGATAAAAATGGCTCCGGTGAAAATTTAGAAAATCCAACAACGTTAAAGTCTGCGATTGAAAAAATTAATTCCGGTGATGCAATTATTTTAAGAGGCGGAATTTATAGAGCCGGAAATTTAGTTTTTAATCAAAAAATAATTATGCAGCCTTACCAAGATGAACATCCAATTTTAAAAGGAACATTTATTGCAGAAAATTGGGAAAATTTGGGAAACGGATTGTGGGTAACTAAATGGGAATATTTATTTCCATCTAAACCGGATTCTTGGTGGAGAAGAAATCGTGAAGGGAAAATTACGGCTCAACATAAATTCAATAATGATATGGTTTTTATTGATGGTAAATTTCTTCAATCTGCCGGCTGGGAAGGCGAGGTTGATGAAAATTCTTTTTTTATAGATTATGAGAATAAAAATGTTTATATCGGAATTGATCCGACGAAAAAACTAATTGAAATTACAGCTTTTAATGCAGCTTTAATTCGTACTACAAAAGATGTAAATGGAAAAATTTCAGATAAAAAAGGTCCGGAAATTCACGGAATAACATTTACACAATATGCTTACAGAGCAATAGAGATAGAAGGAACAGAACCGGAAGGTTTAGCAAACCCAGCAGATTTTGGTAAAGATGTTGTTGGAACCACATTCGAAAATTGTACAATTTCTTATTGCTCAAGAGTTGCGGCATATATTCGTGGAGATAATTTAACATTAAAAAATTGCTTGATTTCAGATACAAGTACGGAAGGAATATATATTCTTAGTTCATCAGATGTTCTGCTTGAAAAAAATATTTTCAGAAGAAATAATATTGAGCAAATTACCGGATACTATCCAGCAGCCGTAAAAATATTTAATCAAACTTATCGCGTTACTTGTAATGATAATTTGGTGATTGAGCATCCTTACTCAAATGGAATTTGGTACGATGTTGGAAATGTGGATGGAGTTTTTATAAATAATTGGATTCAAGATGTTGGATATGTAAACACACAAGTTAACGAAAACCAAGTCTGGCCGAGTCAAAACGGATTCTTTTTTGAAATATCACAAAAAGCAATTTGTACCGGAAATGTTTTTGTAAATTGTGATCATGCGATTTTAGTTCTCAATAGTTTCGATGTGAAAATTTATCAAAACACATTTGTAAATAGTATGGTTGTAATTGGTAGGGATTCAAGAAGTGCACAAGGTGATCATTTTGGCTGGCATCCAAGCACAGGACCGGATGTTGATGAAAGAAATAATCATATATTTGTGAATAACCTTTTAACTGCTGATGAAAATTTTCATCGTCCACTTTTCTTGGCTTGGCAATCTGAAAAACTTTGCGGAAAATTAAGTGATCCACAACTTAAAGAATTTGATAATAATGTTTATGTTCGCAAAAATTCAAATGAAAAAAATCCACTTATTTGGTGGGGACCATCACAAAACGAAAAATGTTTTTCATCATATTATAATTTGGAAAGTTTCACAATTCAAAATCCTAATTTTGAAAAGAGTGGAATTGATTTAGCTAATTATAATGGACCATTATTTAAAAATTCAATTTTAGGAAATTATCAATTATTGAAAAATTTTCCGTTTTCCAAAAACTCAAAAGAGTTACCAAAGGAAATAAACAATTATTTTAATCATAAAAACAAATTTATTGGCGCAGTGAAACCTATTGAATAA
- a CDS encoding aldo/keto reductase, translating into MKYRKLGRTGWEVSEISFGAWAIGGDWGNVNDKESLQTLHFAVENGINFFDTADVYGSGKSEKLISQIKKIYKDKIIVATKAGRKLNPHNSKGYNNKKTLQDFIEQSLKNLEVDSIDLLQLHCPPTDVYYIPEVFEYLEDFVKDGKLKYYGVSVEKVEEALKAIEYPNVQTVQIIFNMFRQRPAELFFDQAKKKNIGILARVPLASGLLTGRINKQTEFLKNDHRNYNRNGEAFDKGETFSGVNFDLALQAVEEIKEICPSNFSLTQFALKWILEFDAVSCAIPGGKNIIQVRENLLTSNLESLDKVTFEKVNLIYEKLIKTQVHQIW; encoded by the coding sequence ATGAAATATAGAAAACTCGGAAGAACCGGCTGGGAAGTATCGGAAATAAGTTTTGGAGCATGGGCAATCGGCGGCGATTGGGGAAATGTGAATGATAAAGAATCGCTGCAAACTTTACATTTTGCAGTTGAAAATGGAATTAATTTTTTTGATACTGCCGATGTTTACGGTTCCGGAAAAAGTGAGAAATTAATTTCTCAAATTAAAAAAATCTACAAAGATAAAATTATTGTTGCAACGAAAGCTGGAAGAAAATTAAATCCGCATAATTCAAAAGGTTATAACAACAAAAAAACTCTTCAAGATTTTATTGAACAAAGTTTGAAAAATTTAGAAGTTGATTCGATTGATTTGCTTCAACTTCATTGTCCGCCGACAGATGTTTATTACATTCCAGAAGTTTTTGAATATTTAGAAGATTTTGTTAAAGATGGTAAATTAAAATATTACGGAGTAAGTGTAGAAAAAGTTGAAGAAGCGCTTAAAGCAATTGAATATCCAAATGTTCAAACAGTTCAAATAATTTTTAATATGTTTAGACAAAGACCAGCAGAATTATTTTTCGATCAGGCAAAAAAGAAAAATATTGGAATCCTTGCCCGCGTTCCATTAGCATCGGGATTGTTAACCGGAAGAATAAATAAGCAAACTGAATTTCTAAAAAATGATCATAGAAATTATAATAGAAACGGTGAAGCTTTTGATAAAGGCGAAACATTTTCCGGAGTAAATTTTGATTTAGCATTGCAAGCAGTTGAAGAAATTAAAGAAATTTGTCCCAGTAATTTTTCACTTACGCAATTTGCATTAAAATGGATTTTAGAATTTGATGCAGTCTCTTGTGCAATTCCCGGTGGAAAAAATATTATTCAAGTTAGAGAAAATTTATTAACTTCAAATTTAGAAAGTTTAGATAAAGTAACTTTTGAAAAAGTAAATTTGATATACGAGAAATTAATTAAAACGCAAGTGCATCAAATATGGTAA
- a CDS encoding T9SS type A sorting domain-containing protein, whose protein sequence is MLNVKIRFLILIGVCFVNKNITAQQNFFLDDWKSKSIEIPTTYSNIEQTSSISDLTITVDFGDTLTKIPQYIYGNNANTYSTIMWNNSKLVKDLRNLNPRILRYPGGNLSNEYFFDRAPNKKPTDIPNDINVWYGKNTENWTLSIDNYYRLLDSVNSTGIITVNYAYARYGLSDNPVAQAAHYAAEWVRYDNGKTKFWEIGNENYGSWNKGYEIDQTLNKDGQPKFINGELYGQHALIFIDSMKSAAKEIGHEIFIGLQAYEEETSWDAIQTSWNEKMMPVVGNIPDFYIVHSYYTPYDQNSNAAVILDSYQKTANYKNQVHKDLNEFGLDPKPIALTEYNIFAVGSKQMVSHINGMHGTLVIGEAIKQGYGLVNRWDLANGWSDGNDHGMFSRSEPNVSDFTPYPIFYHMTFFQKYFGDSMVKCEVGNEKNTSKKNIVAFATTFDSEHAGLALINKSSENKIVNFDLKNFEIGERIFWYQLQDDFGNGSFSSKVFVNGIGPEQISGGPNNYWEISPYSYEVDDSLKIECPPFSALYILIQGETLVNVDNQINNSKLNNYYLSQNYPNPFNATTNINYKVNVKSLIRLDVFDVLGREVATLVNEIQNPGNYKIHFDGSNIPAGIYFYQLKTENFSQTKKIILLK, encoded by the coding sequence ATGTTAAATGTGAAAATTAGATTTTTAATTTTAATCGGTGTTTGCTTTGTTAATAAAAATATTACTGCCCAACAGAATTTTTTTCTTGATGATTGGAAATCTAAATCAATAGAAATTCCAACAACATATTCAAATATTGAACAGACTTCTTCAATTTCTGATTTAACAATAACAGTTGATTTTGGTGATACTTTAACAAAAATCCCCCAATATATTTATGGAAATAATGCAAATACATATTCTACAATTATGTGGAATAATTCAAAACTAGTTAAAGATTTAAGAAACCTAAATCCTCGTATTTTGAGATATCCCGGAGGAAATCTTTCTAATGAATATTTTTTTGACAGAGCTCCAAATAAAAAACCAACTGACATTCCCAACGATATAAATGTTTGGTATGGTAAAAACACCGAAAACTGGACATTGTCTATCGATAATTATTACAGATTACTTGATTCCGTAAATTCTACAGGAATTATTACTGTAAATTATGCTTATGCTCGTTATGGATTATCTGATAATCCGGTAGCGCAAGCTGCTCATTATGCTGCAGAATGGGTGAGATACGATAACGGGAAAACAAAATTTTGGGAAATTGGTAATGAAAATTACGGAAGCTGGAATAAAGGTTACGAAATTGATCAAACATTAAACAAAGATGGACAACCAAAATTTATTAATGGTGAATTGTACGGTCAACATGCATTAATTTTTATTGATTCAATGAAATCTGCAGCAAAAGAAATTGGTCACGAAATATTTATTGGATTGCAAGCTTACGAAGAAGAAACATCTTGGGATGCAATTCAGACATCTTGGAATGAAAAAATGATGCCAGTTGTGGGGAATATTCCGGATTTTTATATTGTTCACAGCTATTATACACCCTATGATCAAAATTCTAATGCTGCTGTAATATTAGATTCATATCAAAAAACTGCTAATTACAAAAACCAAGTTCATAAAGATTTAAATGAATTTGGACTAGATCCTAAACCAATTGCACTTACCGAATATAATATTTTTGCTGTTGGTTCTAAACAAATGGTTTCACATATCAACGGAATGCATGGAACTTTAGTTATTGGCGAAGCTATTAAACAAGGTTACGGTTTAGTTAACAGATGGGATTTAGCAAACGGATGGAGCGATGGCAATGATCATGGAATGTTTTCAAGGAGTGAACCAAACGTGAGTGATTTTACACCATATCCAATATTTTATCATATGACTTTTTTCCAGAAATATTTTGGGGATTCAATGGTGAAATGTGAAGTTGGAAATGAAAAAAATACTTCTAAAAAAAATATTGTAGCATTTGCTACAACTTTTGATTCTGAACATGCGGGACTTGCACTAATAAATAAATCCTCAGAAAATAAAATTGTTAATTTTGATTTGAAAAATTTTGAAATTGGAGAAAGAATTTTCTGGTATCAGCTTCAAGATGATTTTGGAAACGGATCATTTTCGAGTAAAGTTTTTGTTAATGGAATTGGTCCCGAACAAATATCTGGTGGTCCAAATAATTATTGGGAAATTTCACCATACTCATATGAGGTTGATGACTCTTTAAAAATTGAATGTCCGCCGTTTTCTGCACTTTATATTCTTATTCAAGGTGAAACGTTGGTAAATGTTGATAACCAAATTAATAATTCAAAATTAAATAATTATTATCTAAGTCAAAATTATCCTAATCCCTTTAACGCTACTACAAATATTAACTACAAAGTAAATGTTAAATCGTTAATCCGTTTAGATGTTTTTGATGTTTTGGGAAGAGAAGTTGCCACTTTAGTAAATGAAATTCAAAATCCGGGTAATTATAAAATTCATTTTGATGGAAGTAATATTCCTGCTGGAATTTACTTTTATCAACTAAAAACGGAAAACTTTTCACAAACGAAAAAAATAATTTTACTCAAATAA
- a CDS encoding sodium/solute symporter (Members of the Solute:Sodium Symporter (SSS), TC 2.A.21 as described in tcdb.org, catalyze solute:Na+ symport. Known solutes for members of the family include sugars, amino acids, nucleosides, inositols, vitamins, urea or anions, depending on the system.) translates to MSVLNTIDWIVIAGYFSIILGLAWWVIKKQKNTSADYFLAGRHLGWFIVGASIFASNIGSEHLVGLAGSGATDGVAMAHYELHAWCLLVLGWVMVPFYLRSKVFTMPEFLEKRFNPHARTVLSAISLVAYVLTKIAVGVFAGGIVFSVLLPEINFMGMDSFWIGSILVIIITGLYTVVGGMAAVAYTEALQTIILIIGSALVTYFGLDVIGGWAELKEIVGTEMFNLWKPLVPAGIEGTWAPIKESGKMAWYFNDNYPWIGMLFAAPIIGLWYWTTDQYIVQRALSANGETEARRGSIAAAFFKLLPVFIFIIPGIISYALAVSGKVPALQAELIGQDGQIIRENAQQAFPLMVAHILPVGIRGLVVAGLLAALMSSLAGVFNACSTLFTIDFYSRLKPNVSQEKLVWVGRVATSVMVLIGLLWLPVIQGGKGLYDYLQGVQAYLAPPIFVVFFAGIFNKRLNGKGALAALYTGFALGLFRLAIDTPVKLGTNFTYSEGSFFWIINNIFFQYYGLLIFLVSLAVMFIVSYSTEEPDYEKISGLTYETTTAEHKLESRKSWSGVDIFTSVLVMVIIIIAYIFFNG, encoded by the coding sequence ATGTCTGTACTAAATACAATTGATTGGATTGTTATTGCCGGGTATTTTTCAATTATTTTAGGTTTAGCCTGGTGGGTTATAAAAAAACAAAAAAATACTTCTGCAGATTATTTTCTTGCTGGTCGACATTTAGGCTGGTTTATTGTTGGAGCTTCAATTTTTGCTTCAAATATTGGATCAGAACATTTGGTTGGATTAGCAGGTTCTGGAGCTACAGACGGAGTTGCTATGGCTCATTACGAATTGCATGCTTGGTGTTTACTTGTTTTAGGTTGGGTGATGGTTCCCTTTTATCTTCGCTCTAAAGTCTTTACAATGCCGGAATTTTTAGAAAAAAGATTTAATCCGCATGCAAGAACTGTTTTATCAGCAATTTCATTGGTTGCATATGTCTTAACAAAAATTGCTGTTGGTGTATTTGCCGGTGGAATTGTTTTTTCAGTTTTACTTCCTGAAATTAATTTCATGGGAATGGATAGTTTTTGGATTGGTTCAATCTTAGTAATCATTATAACCGGATTGTATACTGTTGTTGGTGGAATGGCAGCTGTTGCTTACACTGAAGCTCTTCAAACAATTATTTTAATAATCGGTTCAGCTTTAGTAACATACTTTGGATTGGATGTAATCGGAGGATGGGCTGAGCTAAAGGAAATTGTTGGAACAGAAATGTTTAACTTATGGAAACCTTTAGTACCAGCTGGAATTGAAGGAACTTGGGCACCAATTAAAGAATCTGGTAAAATGGCTTGGTACTTTAATGATAATTATCCTTGGATAGGAATGTTATTTGCCGCTCCTATTATTGGATTATGGTATTGGACAACTGATCAATATATAGTTCAAAGAGCTCTTTCTGCAAATGGTGAAACTGAAGCTAGAAGAGGTTCAATTGCTGCAGCTTTCTTCAAATTGTTACCGGTTTTTATTTTTATCATTCCCGGAATAATTTCTTATGCTTTAGCGGTAAGTGGTAAAGTCCCAGCACTTCAAGCTGAATTAATTGGTCAAGATGGACAAATAATTAGAGAAAATGCTCAGCAAGCCTTTCCACTTATGGTTGCACATATTCTTCCGGTAGGAATTAGAGGCCTTGTTGTTGCCGGATTATTAGCCGCATTGATGAGTTCACTTGCCGGAGTTTTCAATGCATGTTCAACTTTATTTACAATAGATTTTTATTCAAGATTAAAACCAAATGTTTCACAAGAAAAATTAGTTTGGGTTGGTCGTGTTGCAACTTCTGTCATGGTATTAATCGGATTGCTTTGGCTTCCGGTAATTCAAGGTGGAAAAGGATTATATGATTATTTACAAGGTGTTCAAGCTTATTTAGCCCCACCGATCTTTGTGGTTTTCTTTGCCGGAATTTTTAATAAAAGATTAAATGGTAAAGGCGCTTTAGCTGCACTCTATACTGGATTTGCATTAGGATTATTTAGACTTGCGATCGATACCCCCGTAAAATTGGGCACAAATTTTACTTACTCCGAAGGTTCATTCTTTTGGATTATTAACAATATTTTCTTTCAATATTATGGATTACTAATATTTCTTGTAAGTCTTGCAGTTATGTTTATTGTTAGTTATTCAACTGAAGAACCTGATTATGAAAAAATTAGCGGGTTAACTTATGAAACAACCACTGCAGAACATAAGTTGGAATCTCGCAAAAGTTGGTCCGGAGTTGATATTTTTACTTCGGTATTGGTAATGGTAATTATAATTATTGCATATATCTTTTTTAATGGTTGA
- a CDS encoding ribulokinase, whose amino-acid sequence MNKYSIGLDFGTNSCRSLIVDISNGYEIASHVFNYPSGDAGILLDKNDPNLARQNPDDYLIGIETTVKGSIEKAKNTVENFSPNDIISIGVDTTGSSPMPVDENGNPLCFDERFKNNLASFVWLWKDHTSFNEAVQITELASKIRPNYLAKIGGTYSSEWWWSKILHCKNTNPEVYNSSYSWVEICDWIPANLIGELNPKKIKRSICAAGHKAMFNDAWGGLPDKDFLDELSPNFGNMLSNLFNQAYSTEYAVGNLSREWADKLGLSTDVVISVGAFDAHLGAIGAGISEGTLVKILGTSTCDIMISSMKEKLNDIPGVCGIVSNSVMEGFYGIEAGQSAVGDIFLWFVNNLVPESYGKTVDEKFVNLETAANKLNPGETGLLALDWNNGNRTVLVDVRLTGLLIGQTLHTQAHEIYRALIEATAFGALTIINRIEDNNVTINDIVNCGGLAIKNKLLMQIYADVTNRPMKVSKSEQTPALGAAISSTVAAGKDKGGYENIDEAKNKMTGIDKTYFPNSENVKIYKELYQLYTQLHDSFGTKEWQGNLYNVMKELLEIKNSLRSKN is encoded by the coding sequence ATGAATAAATATTCAATAGGTCTGGATTTTGGAACTAACTCTTGCAGAAGTTTAATTGTTGATATTAGCAACGGATATGAAATTGCTTCTCATGTATTTAATTATCCAAGTGGTGATGCTGGAATTCTACTTGACAAAAATGATCCAAATTTGGCCCGCCAAAATCCAGATGATTATTTAATTGGAATTGAAACAACTGTTAAGGGATCTATTGAAAAAGCAAAAAATACAGTGGAAAATTTTAGTCCGAATGATATTATAAGTATTGGCGTTGATACAACCGGAAGTAGTCCTATGCCGGTTGATGAAAATGGAAATCCCTTATGTTTTGATGAAAGATTCAAAAATAATTTAGCCTCTTTTGTTTGGTTATGGAAAGATCATACAAGCTTTAATGAAGCAGTTCAAATTACAGAATTAGCATCTAAAATTAGACCAAACTATTTGGCAAAAATTGGCGGAACTTATTCATCGGAATGGTGGTGGAGCAAAATTCTTCACTGCAAAAATACTAATCCGGAAGTTTACAATTCATCTTACAGTTGGGTAGAAATTTGCGATTGGATTCCGGCAAATTTAATTGGTGAATTAAATCCAAAAAAAATAAAAAGAAGTATTTGCGCTGCCGGACACAAAGCAATGTTTAATGATGCTTGGGGAGGTTTACCGGATAAAGATTTTCTAGATGAACTTTCACCAAATTTTGGAAATATGCTTTCAAATTTGTTTAATCAAGCATATTCTACTGAGTATGCTGTTGGAAATCTTTCTAGAGAATGGGCAGATAAACTTGGACTTTCAACAGATGTAGTAATTTCCGTTGGTGCGTTTGATGCACATCTTGGAGCGATTGGTGCCGGAATTTCCGAAGGTACACTTGTAAAAATTTTAGGCACAAGCACTTGCGATATTATGATTTCATCAATGAAAGAAAAATTAAATGATATTCCCGGAGTTTGTGGAATTGTTTCTAATTCGGTTATGGAAGGATTTTACGGAATTGAAGCCGGTCAATCTGCTGTTGGAGATATTTTTCTTTGGTTTGTAAATAATCTTGTACCGGAGTCTTACGGAAAAACAGTTGATGAAAAATTTGTAAATCTTGAAACTGCTGCAAATAAATTAAATCCTGGTGAAACCGGTTTATTGGCTTTGGATTGGAATAATGGCAATAGGACCGTTCTTGTTGATGTTAGGTTGACCGGTTTACTAATTGGTCAAACTTTACATACACAAGCTCATGAAATCTATCGTGCATTAATTGAGGCAACGGCATTTGGTGCTTTAACTATCATAAATAGAATAGAAGACAATAATGTTACTATTAACGATATAGTTAATTGCGGCGGACTTGCGATTAAAAATAAACTTCTAATGCAAATTTATGCGGATGTTACAAATCGCCCGATGAAAGTTTCAAAAAGTGAACAAACACCAGCATTAGGTGCCGCAATAAGCTCAACTGTTGCTGCTGGTAAAGATAAAGGTGGATATGAAAATATTGATGAAGCTAAAAATAAAATGACTGGAATTGATAAAACATATTTCCCAAATTCGGAAAATGTTAAAATTTATAAAGAGCTTTATCAACTCTATACCCAATTGCATGATTCTTTTGGGACAAAAGAATGGCAAGGAAATTTATACAACGTAATGAAAGAATTACTTGAAATTAAGAATTCCTTAAGGAGTAAAAATTGA